A part of Maniola jurtina chromosome 19, ilManJurt1.1, whole genome shotgun sequence genomic DNA contains:
- the LOC123874816 gene encoding uncharacterized protein LOC123874816: MNTIEEIDIDYLITLIQEREIIWDKSNVDFKNKNLKTKAWEDISKVLFPDYENFTAERKNKVGNDLIKKWRSVKDNYFRYSKKLKEASKSGSGATKLKKYHLYNQLLFLRKVEQNATESSLDSPREINNESTSTNDDITTDNTPRYVPVARKRAMQMDEFEREGLKLLKEPENRHMSFFRAILPSIQEFSDRETLRFQSKVIQIIDEMRYGQTSSYVSGPSTSHQPPYGYQTANFQSTYISDFNNSITSPETSQASEETEYDFSNL; encoded by the exons ATGAATACCATTGAAGAAATTGACATAGATTACTTGATTACATTGATACAGGAAAGGGAAATTATATGGGACAAGTCAAAcgtagattttaaaaataaaaatttaaaaacaaaagcctGGGAAGACAtatcaaaagttttatttcctGATTACGAGAATTTCACAGCTGAACGAAAAAATAAAGTTG GtaatgatttaataaaaaaatggagAAGTGTAAAAGATAATTACTTCagatattcaaaaaaattaaaagaagcaTCAAAATCGGGCTCGGGCGCTACGAAACTGAAGAAGTATCATTTATACAATCAACTCCTTTTTTTGAGAAAAGTGGAACAAAATGCCACCGAATCTAGCTTAGACTCGCCTAGAGAAATCAACAATGAATCTACGTCTACAAATGATGACATTACCACAGACAACACTCCGCGCTATGTTCCAGTCGCGCGCAAAAGGGCAATGCAAATGGATGAGTTTGAAAGAGAAGGACTAAAACTTCTCAAGGAGCCGGAAAATCGCCATATGTCCTTTTTCAGAGCTATATTGCCATCTATTCAAGAATTTTCCGACCGAGAAACTCTCCGTTTCCAAAGTAAAGTTATACAAATTATAGATGAAATGCGGTATGGACAAACATCATCATATGTGAGTGGCCCATCAACGTCTCACCAACCACCATATGGGTATCAAACAgcaaattttcaaagtacatacatttctgattttaataattcaattacATCTCCAGAAACATCTcaagcaagtgaagaaactgaATACGATTTTTCTAATTTGTAA